From a single Georhizobium profundi genomic region:
- a CDS encoding OmpP1/FadL family transporter produces the protein MKRALLISTALGVALSASQAFAGGLERGGYNIDLLFDPSDYAADASVTYVMPKRDLENVRDINPANGVGSNGIGGGRSSGVRDTESYAVPRVGFKAGFAEAADCLVQYSQPWGAHSNPGADWVGANSNIETKIDSHSADFTCSYRFAVGPGQFRIIGGGYYQEVEGFKERLVAPVPLLAPGAGSGVGRLDLEGNGWGYRVGAAYEMPEIALRASLVYNSEVDLGDVTGTLDLRQVPGAINPANPFLGRVTDVFGTATMPQSVELKVQSGIAPGWLAFGSVKWVDWSVLQTLPFCPTAFSAVPCTAGGPTQATSLELLYQDGWTVSAGIGHKFSETISGAASLTWDRGTATTLGTQTDTWTVSGGLSYTPSEMVELRFGGALGVLTSGSSIDDDVAYDFGNDFVGAIQAGARIRF, from the coding sequence ATGAAGCGTGCACTACTTATTTCGACGGCTCTTGGCGTCGCATTGTCAGCCAGCCAGGCTTTCGCCGGCGGCCTGGAACGCGGCGGCTACAACATCGATCTCCTGTTCGATCCGAGCGACTACGCAGCCGACGCCAGCGTGACCTACGTCATGCCGAAGCGCGATCTCGAAAACGTCCGCGACATCAATCCGGCCAACGGCGTTGGCTCGAACGGCATCGGTGGCGGTCGGAGCAGCGGCGTTCGTGACACCGAAAGCTATGCCGTCCCGCGCGTCGGCTTCAAGGCCGGTTTCGCCGAAGCGGCAGACTGCCTCGTGCAGTACTCCCAGCCATGGGGTGCCCACTCGAACCCGGGTGCTGACTGGGTTGGCGCGAACTCGAACATCGAGACCAAGATCGACAGCCACAGCGCCGACTTTACCTGTTCCTATCGCTTCGCGGTCGGTCCCGGCCAGTTCCGCATCATCGGCGGTGGCTACTACCAGGAAGTCGAAGGCTTCAAGGAGCGTCTCGTCGCTCCGGTTCCTCTGCTCGCACCTGGTGCCGGCAGCGGCGTCGGTCGTCTGGATCTCGAAGGCAATGGCTGGGGCTATCGCGTCGGCGCCGCCTATGAGATGCCTGAGATCGCCCTTCGCGCGAGCCTCGTCTACAACTCCGAAGTCGATCTCGGCGACGTCACCGGCACGCTCGATCTGCGTCAGGTCCCCGGTGCCATCAATCCGGCAAACCCATTTCTCGGTCGCGTAACGGACGTGTTCGGCACGGCCACCATGCCTCAGAGCGTCGAGCTCAAGGTACAATCGGGCATCGCGCCAGGCTGGCTCGCCTTCGGTAGTGTGAAGTGGGTCGACTGGAGCGTTCTTCAGACGCTGCCGTTCTGCCCCACCGCTTTCAGCGCTGTCCCCTGCACCGCGGGTGGCCCGACGCAGGCGACCTCGCTTGAGCTGCTCTACCAGGATGGCTGGACGGTGTCGGCCGGCATAGGTCACAAGTTCTCCGAGACGATCAGCGGTGCTGCGTCGCTCACCTGGGATCGTGGCACGGCAACGACGCTCGGCACCCAGACGGACACTTGGACGGTGTCCGGCGGCCTGTCCTACACGCCAAGCGAGATGGTGGAACTGCGCTTCGGCGGCGCGCTGGGCGTGCTGACCTCCGGATCGTCCATCGACGACGATGTCGCCTACGATTTCGGCAATGATTTCGTTGGTGCGATCCAGGCCGGCGCCCGCATCCGGTTCTGA
- a CDS encoding valine--tRNA ligase: protein MLEKTYDARAIEPEISKRWEEADAFRAGAGAKEGADPYTIVIPPPNVTGSLHMGHALNNTLQDALIRFERMRGKNVLWQPGMDHAGIATQMVVERQLAERQEPNRRAMGRDAFVDRVWQWKDESGGMIMNQLKRLGASADFSRERFTMDEGLSKAVLEVFVTLYKEGLIYRGKRLVNWDPKFETAISDLEVENREVEGHMWHFKYPLAGGETYEYVERDADGNVVLSETRDYIAIATTRPETMLGDGAVAVHPSDERYAPIVGKLCEIPVGPKEHRRLIPIITDEYPDKDFGSGAVKITGAHDFNDYAVAKRNDIPLYRLMDLTASLRTDGEDYATCAAQAAAIVRSGELPDEAAIDEINLVPDEYRGLDRYAAREKIVQAIKAEGLAVMTTDVEGNTVPLVETKMIMQPFGDRSGVVIEPMLTDQWFADAATLAKPAIASVREGRTKFVPKNWEKTYFEWMENIQPWCISRQLWWGHQIPAWYGPDGTVFVEKTEEEALHAAIQHYISHEGPWKAWIEEKLETYKPGEILTRDEDVLDTWFSSALWPFSTLGWPDKTKELDTYYQTDVLVTGFDIIFFWVARMMMMGLHFMDEEPFHTVYVHALVRDKNGAKMSKSKGNVIDPLELIDEYGADALRFTLAIMAAQGRDVKLDPARIAGYRNFGTKLWNATRFAEMNGAIHGGDFDPESAKLPVNRWILTELTRTAREMTRAMEEYRFNEAAASAYRFVWNQVCDWYLELLKPVFMAGSADEQAEARACAGFVLDSIYRLLHPFMPFMTEELWRVTATGEGRATLLCHAEWPNPDFADEAAAGELNWLVDLVTGIRSARSEMNVPPSATAPLVVVGASADTVSRLERQRDAIGRLARATSIDHAEAPPRGAAQIVVGEATYCLPLGQLIDVEAEKARLDKAIGKVDADLAKIGGKLSNEKFVANAKPEVVEAEREKLAELEAQRAGLVAARERIAAAD, encoded by the coding sequence ATGCTTGAAAAAACCTATGATGCACGGGCGATCGAGCCTGAAATTTCCAAGCGTTGGGAAGAGGCCGATGCCTTCCGCGCCGGTGCCGGTGCCAAGGAAGGGGCGGATCCCTACACCATCGTCATCCCGCCGCCGAACGTCACCGGCTCGCTCCATATGGGCCATGCGCTCAACAACACGCTTCAGGATGCGCTGATCCGTTTCGAGCGCATGCGCGGGAAAAACGTGCTGTGGCAGCCGGGCATGGACCATGCGGGCATCGCCACGCAGATGGTCGTCGAGCGCCAGCTGGCCGAGCGCCAGGAGCCGAACCGCCGCGCCATGGGCCGCGACGCGTTCGTCGACCGCGTCTGGCAGTGGAAGGACGAGTCCGGCGGGATGATCATGAACCAGCTGAAGCGCCTCGGCGCATCGGCGGATTTCTCGCGCGAACGGTTCACCATGGACGAGGGCCTGTCCAAGGCAGTCCTGGAAGTGTTCGTCACGCTCTACAAGGAAGGCCTGATCTATCGCGGCAAGCGGCTGGTCAATTGGGACCCGAAATTCGAAACTGCGATTTCGGATCTAGAAGTCGAGAATCGCGAAGTCGAAGGCCACATGTGGCACTTCAAGTATCCGCTGGCCGGCGGAGAAACCTACGAATATGTCGAGCGCGATGCCGACGGAAACGTCGTGCTCAGCGAGACCCGCGATTATATCGCAATCGCGACAACGCGCCCGGAAACGATGCTCGGCGACGGTGCCGTCGCTGTTCATCCATCGGATGAACGTTACGCGCCGATCGTCGGAAAGCTTTGCGAAATTCCCGTCGGGCCCAAAGAGCACCGCCGCCTGATCCCGATCATCACCGACGAGTATCCCGACAAGGATTTCGGTTCCGGTGCAGTCAAGATCACCGGTGCGCACGACTTCAACGACTACGCTGTCGCCAAGCGCAACGACATCCCGCTCTACCGCCTCATGGACCTGACGGCTTCGCTGCGCACCGACGGCGAGGACTACGCGACCTGCGCCGCTCAGGCTGCTGCAATCGTCCGTTCGGGCGAACTGCCTGACGAAGCGGCCATCGACGAGATCAATCTCGTTCCCGACGAATACCGAGGTCTCGATCGCTACGCTGCGCGTGAAAAGATCGTTCAGGCGATCAAAGCGGAAGGCCTTGCGGTCATGACGACCGATGTCGAGGGCAACACCGTGCCCTTGGTCGAGACCAAGATGATCATGCAGCCCTTCGGCGATCGCTCCGGCGTCGTCATCGAGCCGATGCTCACCGACCAGTGGTTTGCCGATGCCGCGACATTGGCAAAGCCCGCCATTGCCTCTGTCCGCGAAGGCCGCACCAAGTTCGTTCCGAAGAACTGGGAAAAGACCTATTTCGAATGGATGGAAAACATCCAGCCCTGGTGCATCTCGCGCCAGCTGTGGTGGGGTCACCAGATCCCGGCCTGGTATGGGCCTGATGGCACCGTTTTCGTCGAAAAGACGGAAGAAGAGGCGCTCCACGCCGCCATCCAGCACTACATTTCGCATGAAGGCCCGTGGAAGGCCTGGATCGAGGAGAAGCTTGAAACCTACAAGCCCGGCGAGATCTTGACTCGCGACGAGGACGTGCTCGACACGTGGTTCTCCTCCGCGCTGTGGCCGTTCTCCACGCTCGGCTGGCCCGACAAGACGAAGGAACTCGACACCTATTACCAGACCGACGTCCTCGTCACCGGGTTCGACATCATCTTCTTCTGGGTCGCCCGCATGATGATGATGGGTCTGCATTTCATGGACGAAGAGCCGTTCCACACGGTCTATGTCCATGCGCTCGTTCGCGACAAGAACGGCGCGAAGATGTCGAAGTCGAAGGGCAACGTCATCGATCCGCTCGAACTCATCGACGAATATGGCGCCGACGCGCTGCGCTTCACGCTGGCGATCATGGCGGCTCAGGGCCGCGATGTGAAACTCGATCCGGCCCGTATCGCCGGCTACCGGAACTTCGGCACCAAGCTCTGGAATGCCACCCGCTTTGCCGAAATGAACGGCGCCATTCATGGCGGGGATTTTGATCCGGAATCGGCAAAGCTTCCGGTCAATCGCTGGATCCTGACCGAACTCACCCGGACCGCGCGTGAGATGACGCGCGCGATGGAAGAATACCGCTTCAACGAAGCCGCCGCGAGCGCCTACCGGTTCGTCTGGAACCAGGTTTGCGATTGGTATCTGGAGCTTCTGAAGCCTGTCTTCATGGCCGGCAGCGCGGACGAACAGGCCGAGGCGCGCGCCTGTGCCGGCTTCGTGCTCGATTCCATCTACCGCCTGCTGCACCCGTTCATGCCGTTCATGACGGAAGAGCTGTGGCGGGTAACGGCCACGGGCGAGGGCCGTGCAACGCTTTTGTGCCACGCCGAATGGCCGAATCCGGACTTCGCCGACGAAGCGGCAGCCGGCGAACTCAACTGGCTGGTCGATCTCGTCACCGGCATCCGATCGGCTCGTTCCGAGATGAACGTTCCGCCTTCGGCAACGGCGCCGCTCGTCGTAGTCGGTGCCTCCGCCGACACCGTTTCGCGGCTGGAACGTCAGCGCGACGCCATCGGCCGTCTGGCGCGTGCCACGTCGATCGATCACGCAGAGGCCCCACCTCGCGGTGCCGCCCAGATTGTCGTGGGTGAAGCGACCTATTGCCTGCCGCTCGGCCAGTTGATCGACGTGGAGGCTGAAAAGGCCCGCCTCGACAAGGCGATCGGCAAGGTCGATGCGGATCTCGCCAAGATCGGCGGCAAGCTGTCGAACGAGAAGTTCGTTGCCAATGCCAAGCCCGAAGTGGTCGAAGCCGAGCGCGAGAAGCTTGCCGAACTCGAAGCCCAGCGTGCCGGGCTGGTCGCGGCCCGCGAGCGGATCGCAGCGGCCGACTGA
- a CDS encoding PopZ family protein: MVQTSAAREPSMEEILASIRRIIETNDAASPDRGDSRPQLAAVREVPAAAQPQNIQADNHSQPQAAQSAAAARTISLADVAARLRSAPDAQPTPAAAAPAVEEEVARAMTADGLERFDSEELDVAEDDVSNDHWNRLADEDDFEEPADGSDWPDLDAIEQSASVLHLHEHAAEKAHDTRTSTEQKGGELISSAAGAKVAAAFEDLNEAVVRGQMRSFDDIAEDMLRPMLKDWLDDNLPTLVERLVREEIERVARGGRR; encoded by the coding sequence ATGGTACAGACGAGCGCGGCGCGAGAGCCTTCCATGGAGGAAATTCTGGCCTCCATCCGCCGGATCATCGAGACCAACGATGCGGCGTCGCCGGACCGCGGCGATAGCCGGCCCCAACTCGCTGCCGTGCGCGAGGTGCCTGCTGCGGCGCAGCCTCAGAACATCCAAGCCGACAATCACTCCCAGCCCCAGGCTGCACAATCGGCTGCGGCGGCCCGAACCATTTCGCTTGCCGATGTTGCCGCGCGTCTTCGGTCGGCGCCGGATGCGCAACCGACACCGGCCGCCGCAGCGCCTGCCGTGGAGGAAGAGGTCGCAAGGGCCATGACGGCGGATGGCCTCGAGCGCTTCGACAGCGAAGAGCTGGACGTCGCCGAGGACGATGTCTCGAACGACCACTGGAACCGCTTGGCCGATGAGGATGATTTCGAAGAGCCGGCCGATGGAAGCGACTGGCCGGACCTCGACGCGATCGAGCAGTCTGCCTCCGTTCTTCACCTGCACGAGCATGCTGCAGAAAAGGCGCACGACACGCGCACATCCACGGAGCAGAAGGGCGGCGAGCTCATCTCGAGCGCTGCCGGCGCCAAGGTCGCAGCGGCCTTCGAAGATCTGAACGAAGCGGTCGTGCGCGGCCAGATGCGGTCTTTCGACGACATCGCGGAGGACATGCTGCGTCCGATGCTCAAGGACTGGCTCGACGATAATCTGCCGACGCTCGTGGAGCGCCTCGTGCGCGAAGAGATCGAGCGCGTCGCGAGGGGTGGTCGGCGCTAA
- a CDS encoding TolC family outer membrane protein → MARYRKWLSTFALASIMAFSPTISMAETILGAMAKAYENNPDLNAARAGLRATDEGVAIARSGYRPRIAAQLDVSATETSSSFGDGTDAALGLSVSQTLFDGFQTRNAVLGAQSDVFAGQEGLRSTEQDILLSAAQAFMNVVRDRQIVQIRRQNLEFLNEQLNAAQARFDVGEGTRTDVSQAQASLAAAEAGLVAARAQVSSSEAVYVQIVGAAPPASMTPAPASGGLLPPSLDTAVTSGLAEHPLVKSAQFQMNAADFSVKQAEGALLPGVNLSGSVGQDLQSGDTQATIGATLSVPIYQGGLTSAQVRQSKELLGQARINVDVARNQLRQAIVTSWTQLEASRAAIAANRAQLNASDLALSGVIEERDVGQRTTLDVLNAQQDVLTARETLAQAERDAIVASYSVLSTTGRLLVGRLGLQVAEYRPEVHYEAVQDKWYGLRTIDGR, encoded by the coding sequence ATTCGCGCTTGCGTCTATCATGGCCTTCTCCCCTACGATCTCCATGGCCGAAACGATCCTCGGCGCCATGGCCAAGGCCTACGAGAACAATCCTGATCTGAACGCGGCCCGTGCCGGCCTCAGGGCGACCGACGAGGGCGTCGCGATTGCCCGGTCGGGATATCGCCCCCGCATCGCCGCGCAACTCGATGTGTCGGCCACCGAGACCTCGTCCAGTTTTGGCGATGGCACCGATGCGGCACTCGGACTGTCCGTTTCGCAGACCCTTTTTGACGGTTTCCAGACGCGCAATGCCGTTCTCGGCGCGCAGTCGGATGTGTTCGCGGGCCAGGAAGGGCTTCGCAGCACCGAGCAGGATATCCTGCTGTCGGCGGCGCAGGCATTCATGAACGTCGTGCGTGACCGCCAGATCGTTCAAATCCGTCGCCAGAACCTCGAATTCCTCAACGAGCAGCTGAATGCTGCCCAGGCGCGTTTCGATGTGGGTGAAGGCACCCGCACCGATGTCAGTCAGGCGCAGGCCTCGCTCGCTGCAGCGGAAGCCGGCCTGGTGGCTGCGCGGGCGCAGGTGAGCTCGTCCGAAGCCGTCTACGTGCAGATCGTCGGCGCGGCACCGCCTGCCTCCATGACGCCCGCTCCTGCCTCTGGCGGCCTGCTGCCGCCCTCGCTCGATACGGCGGTTACATCCGGTCTTGCCGAACACCCGCTGGTCAAGTCCGCTCAATTTCAGATGAACGCTGCCGACTTCTCGGTCAAGCAGGCCGAAGGCGCGCTCCTCCCTGGCGTCAATCTAAGCGGATCGGTCGGCCAGGATCTTCAGAGCGGCGATACGCAGGCGACGATCGGCGCAACGCTCTCGGTGCCGATCTACCAGGGCGGCTTGACGTCGGCCCAGGTGCGCCAGAGCAAGGAACTGCTCGGCCAGGCGCGCATCAATGTCGATGTTGCCCGCAACCAGCTTCGTCAGGCGATCGTCACGTCCTGGACCCAGCTCGAGGCCTCCCGCGCGGCGATCGCCGCGAACCGCGCCCAGCTGAACGCCTCCGACCTCGCTCTCTCGGGCGTCATCGAAGAACGCGATGTTGGACAGCGCACCACGCTCGACGTGCTAAATGCGCAGCAGGACGTGCTTACTGCGCGCGAAACACTGGCTCAGGCCGAGCGCGATGCCATCGTGGCCAGCTATTCGGTGCTGTCCACCACCGGCCGGCTGCTTGTCGGTCGCCTTGGCCTCCAGGTAGCCGAATATCGTCCGGAAGTGCATTACGAGGCTGTCCAAGACAAGTGGTACGGCCTGCGGACCATCGACGGACGCTAG